The following coding sequences lie in one Thalassoglobus polymorphus genomic window:
- a CDS encoding sigma-54-dependent transcriptional regulator yields MKSESLKINLLLVDDDNELRGSIARRLARLGHSVMDFERPLLGIESARKRQFEVALIDLSMPEMNGIELLTRLKEIDPACEVVMLTGEASVETAVKAMQLGAYDYVTKPCSFDELLITLGKAYERQQLGRENSQLKAALHRTSAASEIVGATQPMRQMLRLIEKTAPTNSPVLILGESGTGKELVARAIHQNSQRATKPMVTINCAALQETLLESELFGHEKGAFTGASAAKPGLFEVANGGTLFVDELGELASGLQAKLLRVLEDGSMRRVGSTREQHVDVRIVAATNRNLQTEVDEHRFREDLFYRINVLPIEIPPLRERRDDIPLLIDHLLSRSGPDRWQMTDEARQALCNYHWPGNVRELSNILERATILSEDKTITLHELPEVIGRTLYSGVSGMPLDSEETDNLAERERRHVAKVLFRERGSRKRTAEALGINRRSLYRLINKYGLENKDENNINPEENYP; encoded by the coding sequence ATGAAATCTGAATCCTTAAAAATAAATTTGTTGCTCGTCGATGATGACAATGAGTTGCGAGGATCGATTGCCCGACGGCTTGCGAGACTTGGACACTCGGTAATGGATTTCGAGAGACCGTTACTCGGGATCGAGTCCGCGCGAAAACGACAGTTTGAAGTCGCTTTAATTGACCTCTCGATGCCGGAAATGAATGGCATCGAACTCCTGACTCGGCTGAAAGAGATTGATCCTGCATGTGAAGTGGTCATGCTCACGGGGGAAGCGAGTGTTGAGACGGCTGTCAAAGCGATGCAATTGGGAGCCTATGACTATGTCACCAAACCTTGCTCCTTTGACGAGTTGCTGATCACACTGGGAAAGGCGTATGAACGCCAACAGCTTGGTCGAGAGAATTCCCAGTTGAAAGCTGCTTTGCATCGAACATCAGCGGCTTCAGAAATCGTAGGAGCCACACAGCCGATGCGGCAAATGTTGCGATTGATCGAGAAAACGGCTCCTACCAACAGCCCTGTTCTGATCTTGGGAGAAAGCGGAACCGGAAAGGAACTGGTCGCACGAGCGATCCACCAAAATAGTCAACGTGCCACCAAACCTATGGTGACGATCAACTGCGCTGCCCTTCAAGAGACGTTGCTAGAAAGTGAACTGTTTGGACACGAGAAAGGAGCTTTTACTGGCGCCAGTGCTGCTAAGCCTGGTTTGTTTGAAGTGGCAAACGGCGGAACTCTCTTCGTCGATGAACTGGGGGAACTAGCATCGGGACTGCAAGCCAAACTGCTGAGGGTTTTGGAGGATGGAAGCATGCGTCGTGTCGGTTCAACACGTGAACAACATGTTGATGTCCGGATTGTCGCTGCGACCAATCGTAATTTACAAACGGAAGTTGACGAACATCGATTTCGCGAAGATCTTTTCTACCGCATCAATGTTCTCCCCATAGAGATTCCACCCTTGCGGGAGCGACGAGACGACATTCCTCTTTTAATCGACCACCTGCTAAGTCGATCTGGTCCTGATCGCTGGCAGATGACTGATGAAGCGCGCCAAGCCTTGTGCAACTACCATTGGCCCGGAAACGTTCGAGAGCTTTCAAACATTCTTGAACGTGCCACCATTCTCAGTGAAGACAAAACGATCACTCTTCACGAGTTGCCGGAAGTGATTGGGCGTACCCTTTACTCCGGTGTGTCAGGCATGCCCCTTGACAGTGAAGAGACAGACAATCTGGCAGAACGTGAACGGAGACACGTTGCCAAGGTACTTTTCCGCGAACGTGGAAGTCGGAAGCGGACTGCCGAAGCGCTGGGGATCAATCGCCGTAGTTTGTATCGACTGATCAACAAATATGGTCTGGAAAACAAGGATGAAAACAACATCAATCCAGAGGAGAATTACCCATGA
- a CDS encoding CBS domain-containing protein, producing the protein MTSKPTIPSANSLMNRRVHTVTPSMTLWEIVTFLTHHKISCAPVILETGDHRKQLAGFVSEQDCLEFLTNEMFYGNPRPPQTGATIMKKHPICVSPETDVFSLSSIFVHHGMRHLPVIDDENDLLGLVSRHDILKALERLYDASDDDWRIEHFPPDLHLIMNHRFLANKS; encoded by the coding sequence ATGACATCCAAGCCCACGATTCCTAGTGCGAATTCGCTTATGAACCGTCGCGTTCATACAGTGACGCCATCAATGACATTGTGGGAAATCGTCACTTTCCTCACGCATCACAAGATTTCTTGCGCTCCGGTGATTTTGGAAACAGGTGATCATCGAAAACAACTCGCCGGTTTTGTTTCTGAACAAGATTGTCTGGAGTTTTTGACTAACGAAATGTTTTACGGAAACCCCCGCCCACCCCAGACGGGGGCAACCATCATGAAAAAACATCCGATTTGTGTGTCACCTGAAACCGATGTTTTCTCACTCTCCTCGATCTTCGTACATCACGGAATGAGACATCTGCCGGTGATCGACGATGAGAATGACCTCTTGGGGTTAGTCAGCCGCCATGACATCTTAAAAGCACTTGAACGCTTGTACGATGCAAGTGACGACGACTGGCGAATAGAACATTTTCCGCCCGATCTCCATTTGATTATGAACCACCGCTTCCTCGCCAACAAATCCTAG
- a CDS encoding acetate/propionate family kinase, which produces MLVLALNAGSSSLKFSLLDSIDERQLFHGQFSWAGSEARYLCRSGQEVVQDFELEWRGFPVALERLVAELSLLLDERPIEFVAHRIVHGGPEFTKPLRITSAVETSLELLVPLAPLHLPGSLEVIKAARKALSQIPHIGVFDTAFHATIPAVAATYPIPQQWTERWQIRRFGFHGLSHEYCTNRAYKILEDESPHPRLVIAHIGSGISITAVEDGKSIDTTMGFTPLEGMMMATRCGNLDPGLMLYLLRECSFTPNELADGLNFQSGLLGVSGVSGDLRRVIGEATNGHKPSQLAFQIYVHRLRQGIASMAASMDGLDSLVFTGGVGTHSPLVRSAVSDGLSFLGIEINPDRNRDCVSDALISTEESEKQVLVIETNEELMLCRHAVQVIMEN; this is translated from the coding sequence ATGCTGGTTCTCGCTTTAAATGCAGGGTCGAGTAGTTTGAAATTCAGCCTGCTTGATTCCATTGATGAACGACAATTGTTCCACGGTCAATTCTCTTGGGCTGGTTCCGAGGCTCGGTATCTCTGCCGATCGGGGCAGGAAGTCGTGCAGGATTTCGAGTTGGAATGGAGAGGTTTTCCGGTTGCGTTGGAACGATTGGTCGCTGAGTTGAGTCTTCTTCTGGACGAGAGGCCAATTGAGTTCGTCGCCCATCGAATTGTTCATGGTGGACCCGAGTTTACAAAGCCGCTTCGTATCACATCAGCGGTGGAAACCTCACTCGAACTGCTCGTTCCACTGGCGCCACTACACCTCCCCGGTTCGCTTGAGGTGATCAAAGCCGCACGTAAGGCTCTCTCTCAAATTCCTCACATCGGAGTTTTTGACACCGCCTTTCATGCCACGATCCCGGCTGTGGCGGCAACTTATCCGATTCCTCAACAATGGACAGAGCGATGGCAAATACGTCGCTTTGGTTTTCATGGATTGAGTCACGAATATTGCACAAATCGAGCTTACAAAATACTGGAGGACGAGAGTCCGCATCCGCGTTTGGTGATTGCCCATATTGGCAGTGGAATTTCAATCACAGCTGTGGAAGATGGGAAGTCAATCGACACGACAATGGGCTTCACGCCGCTGGAAGGGATGATGATGGCGACTCGTTGTGGAAACCTTGATCCAGGCCTCATGCTCTACTTGCTGCGGGAATGCAGTTTTACTCCGAACGAACTTGCGGATGGGCTAAACTTTCAGTCTGGACTGCTGGGCGTCTCAGGTGTTTCGGGGGATCTCCGTCGAGTCATTGGAGAAGCGACGAACGGTCACAAACCTTCGCAGCTGGCGTTCCAGATCTACGTGCACCGCTTACGACAAGGAATCGCAAGTATGGCTGCGTCGATGGATGGCCTGGACAGTCTGGTGTTCACTGGCGGCGTCGGGACACATTCCCCACTTGTGCGATCTGCAGTGAGCGATGGACTCAGTTTTTTAGGAATTGAAATCAATCCGGATCGCAACCGGGACTGTGTGAGTGATGCCCTCATCTCTACGGAGGAATCTGAGAAGCAAGTTCTAGTTATTGAAACCAACGAGGAACTCATGCTCTGTCGTCACGCAGTGCAAGTCATCATGGAGAATTAG